One Rhodoferax ferrireducens T118 DNA segment encodes these proteins:
- a CDS encoding hybrid sensor histidine kinase/response regulator — protein sequence MLKTDPIPDLPKAVAGTPEGLTEFRRQEALLKTGALQNAILNSANFSSIATDERGVIQIFNIGAERMLGYAAADVLNKITPADISDPQELILRATELSAELETAIAPGFEALVFKASRGIEDIYELTYIRKDGSRFPAIVSVTALRNARGTVIGYLLIGTDNTARKQVEAERQHLLKEQEWTNQQLHQANLTLRESEEKFAVTLHSIGDAVIATDAAARVTLLNPLAERLTGWTQAQASGRPVDEIFTIINKETRLSATVPVAETLAHGTIQGLANHTVVIARDGSECDIADSCAPIRDRDGQVIGAVLVFRDVTEEYAAQQALRDSTALIQTILNTVADGIITIYARGGMIKTVNPAAERMFGYSGIELVGQNFSLLIPELDQDQRNGSLEYYSASDEARAAGLGREVLGRRQDGSVFPMEMAVSEMWLGGERYFTGILRDTTARKQAEEALLQAGALQSAIFNSANFSSIATDAKGVIQIFNVGAERMLGYTAAEVMNKVTPADISDSKEVIARAKALSLELGTQIEPGFEALVFKASRGIEDIYELTYIRKDGSRFPAVVSVTALRDAQGVIIGYLLIGTDNTARKRVEAERAVLDRALRDKNVELESARQAADKANLAKSEFLSSMSHELRSPLNAILGFAQLMESGVPPPTATQKASIDQILHGGWYLLELINEILDLALIESGKLSLSMEPIALPDVLLDCQAMIEPQAQKSDIRISFPQFNAPCFVNADRTRVKQVIVNLMSNAIKYNRVGGTVEVTCKKVAAQRLRISVRDSGEGLSAEKVTQLFQPFNRLGQEVGSEEGTGIGLVVSKRLVELMGGEIGAQSIVGTGSVFWFELNLVAAPQFAADSDAPLVPAQPPTAPGAALRTLLYVEDNRANMELVKQLIARRPDMRLLSATDGMQGITLARIHLPKVILMDINLPGISGLQALKILREDPATRHIPVVAISANAMPRDIEKGLQAGFLRYLTKPIKVNEFMEVLDMALETARTGLDNAAMEESM from the coding sequence AGAACGCGATTCTCAATAGCGCCAATTTTTCGAGTATTGCCACCGATGAACGGGGCGTTATTCAGATTTTCAATATTGGCGCCGAGCGCATGCTGGGCTATGCCGCCGCCGATGTCCTGAACAAGATCACGCCCGCCGATATCTCCGATCCGCAGGAATTGATCTTGCGTGCCACCGAACTGAGCGCTGAGCTTGAAACCGCCATTGCGCCGGGTTTCGAGGCCCTGGTGTTCAAAGCCTCGCGCGGTATTGAAGACATTTACGAGCTGACCTACATCCGCAAAGACGGCAGCCGTTTTCCGGCCATCGTGTCGGTCACCGCCTTGCGCAATGCGCGCGGCACCGTCATCGGTTACCTCCTGATCGGCACCGACAACACCGCGCGCAAGCAGGTTGAAGCAGAGCGTCAGCACCTGCTGAAGGAGCAGGAGTGGACCAATCAGCAACTGCATCAGGCCAACCTGACTTTGCGGGAGAGCGAGGAAAAATTCGCCGTGACGCTGCATTCCATTGGGGATGCCGTGATTGCCACCGACGCCGCTGCGCGCGTGACGCTGCTCAATCCCCTGGCCGAGCGGCTCACCGGCTGGACACAAGCGCAGGCCAGCGGTCGCCCGGTGGACGAGATTTTCACAATCATCAACAAGGAAACCCGGCTCAGCGCCACCGTTCCCGTGGCGGAAACCCTGGCGCACGGCACGATTCAGGGCCTGGCCAATCACACGGTTGTGATTGCACGCGATGGCAGCGAGTGCGATATTGCCGACAGTTGCGCACCGATTCGCGACCGCGACGGACAGGTGATCGGTGCCGTGCTCGTGTTTCGTGACGTCACCGAGGAATATGCGGCCCAGCAGGCCCTGCGCGACAGCACGGCCCTGATCCAGACCATTCTCAATACCGTGGCGGATGGCATCATCACCATTTATGCCCGCGGCGGCATGATCAAGACCGTGAATCCGGCCGCTGAGCGCATGTTTGGCTATAGCGGGATCGAGCTGGTCGGGCAGAACTTCAGCCTGCTGATTCCCGAATTGGACCAGGATCAGCGCAATGGCTCACTTGAGTACTACAGTGCCAGTGACGAGGCGCGTGCGGCCGGCTTGGGGCGCGAGGTGCTGGGCCGGCGCCAGGATGGCAGTGTTTTCCCGATGGAGATGGCCGTCAGCGAGATGTGGTTGGGCGGCGAGCGCTATTTCACCGGCATTTTGCGCGATACCACCGCGCGCAAACAGGCCGAAGAAGCGCTGCTTCAGGCGGGGGCCTTGCAGAGCGCGATTTTCAACAGCGCCAATTTTTCCAGCATTGCCACTGACGCCAAGGGCGTCATTCAGATTTTCAACGTCGGCGCCGAGCGCATGCTGGGTTACACGGCGGCAGAGGTGATGAACAAGGTCACCCCGGCCGACATTTCCGATTCGAAAGAAGTGATTGCGCGGGCCAAGGCACTCAGTCTCGAACTCGGGACCCAGATTGAGCCGGGCTTCGAAGCGCTGGTGTTCAAGGCCTCGCGCGGCATTGAGGACATCTACGAGCTGACCTACATCCGCAAAGACGGCAGCCGCTTCCCGGCGGTGGTGTCGGTCACGGCGCTGCGCGACGCGCAGGGCGTCATCATTGGTTACCTGTTGATCGGTACCGACAACACGGCGCGCAAGCGCGTCGAAGCCGAGCGGGCGGTGCTCGATCGGGCGCTGCGGGACAAGAATGTCGAACTCGAGAGCGCCCGGCAAGCCGCCGACAAGGCCAATCTCGCCAAATCAGAGTTTCTGTCGAGCATGAGCCACGAGTTGCGCTCTCCGCTCAATGCGATCCTGGGCTTTGCGCAACTGATGGAGTCGGGTGTGCCGCCGCCCACGGCCACGCAAAAGGCCAGCATCGACCAGATTCTTCATGGCGGCTGGTATCTGCTGGAGTTGATCAACGAGATTCTCGATCTGGCCTTGATCGAGTCCGGCAAGCTGTCGCTGTCGATGGAGCCGATCGCGCTGCCGGACGTGTTGCTTGACTGTCAAGCCATGATCGAACCGCAGGCACAAAAGAGCGACATTCGCATCAGCTTTCCGCAGTTCAACGCCCCTTGCTTTGTGAATGCCGACCGGACGCGTGTCAAGCAGGTGATCGTGAACCTGATGTCCAACGCCATCAAGTACAACCGCGTGGGCGGTACGGTCGAAGTGACGTGCAAGAAGGTCGCCGCGCAACGCCTGCGGATCAGTGTGCGCGATTCGGGCGAAGGACTCTCGGCAGAGAAAGTGACCCAACTGTTTCAGCCGTTCAATCGGCTCGGGCAAGAGGTTGGTTCCGAAGAGGGTACCGGCATCGGCCTGGTGGTGAGCAAGCGGCTGGTCGAATTGATGGGGGGCGAAATTGGCGCGCAAAGTATCGTCGGGACCGGCAGCGTGTTCTGGTTTGAGTTGAATTTGGTGGCGGCACCGCAATTTGCCGCCGATTCCGATGCCCCGCTGGTGCCGGCGCAGCCGCCCACCGCGCCTGGCGCCGCGCTGCGCACGCTGCTGTACGTGGAAGACAACCGGGCCAACATGGAGTTGGTCAAGCAGCTTATTGCGCGACGTCCGGATATGCGCCTGTTGAGTGCCACGGATGGCATGCAAGGTATTACGCTGGCGCGCATTCATCTGCCCAAAGTGATTCTGATGGACATCAATCTGCCGGGCATCAGCGGCCTTCAGGCGCTGAAAATCCTGCGTGAAGACCCTGCAACCCGGCACATTCCGGTGGTGGCCATCAGTGCCAATGCGATGCCTCGCGACATTGAGAAAGGCCTGCAGGCCGGGTTCTTGCGCTACCTGACCAAGCCGATCAAAGTCAACGAGTTCATGGAAGTGCTGGATATGGCGCTGGAAACGGCGCGGACCGGATTGGACAACGCCGCAATGGAAGAATCCATGTGA
- a CDS encoding esterase/lipase family protein: MAKPPSPKPPKHLHSSDLRGVAQLATQATASVARIAEGVHQSVWSSLGVPGGKAPGQTRGITGLVYKSVHGVTRLLGKGVDTLLARLQPALDAAQTAPAGSPQRAAVLAALNGVMGDHLLESHNPLATPMTLHYQGETLNWQALPPMPHATGKVLLLIHGLCMNDLQWHTQQNGQVVDHGETLAATLGYTPVYLRYNTGLHTSQNGHDLSNQLEQLLTHWPTPIKEITVLAHSMGGLLIRSAFYYARQDGLRWPGRLKNIVFLGTPHHGAPLERAGNWVDVVLASTPYSAPLAKLGQLRSAGITDLRYGFVLDRDWQGHDRFQRKPDARQPLPLPAGVACYAVAATTAARRSTLADRLIGDGLVPLHSALGQHDEPQRNLVFAKTSQWIAYRTSHLGLLSSPEVTQKIVQWLTPASAPGQGSN; this comes from the coding sequence ATGGCCAAGCCGCCGTCCCCCAAACCCCCTAAACACCTGCACAGCTCGGACCTGCGGGGTGTGGCGCAATTGGCGACACAGGCCACGGCCAGCGTCGCCCGCATCGCCGAAGGGGTACACCAATCGGTCTGGAGCAGCCTGGGCGTCCCCGGTGGCAAGGCGCCTGGGCAAACCCGCGGCATCACCGGCCTGGTCTACAAGAGTGTGCACGGTGTGACCCGGTTGCTCGGCAAAGGCGTGGACACCTTGTTGGCCCGGTTGCAGCCTGCGCTGGACGCAGCACAAACTGCCCCAGCCGGTAGCCCCCAGCGCGCGGCGGTGCTGGCGGCACTCAATGGTGTGATGGGGGATCACCTGCTTGAAAGCCACAACCCGCTCGCTACTCCCATGACCCTGCACTACCAGGGCGAGACGCTGAACTGGCAGGCCCTGCCTCCCATGCCGCACGCCACGGGCAAGGTCCTGCTGCTGATTCACGGGCTCTGCATGAACGACTTGCAATGGCACACGCAACAGAACGGGCAGGTGGTGGACCATGGCGAGACGCTGGCCGCCACGTTGGGCTACACCCCGGTTTATCTGCGCTACAACACCGGTCTGCACACCTCGCAAAACGGACATGACTTGTCAAACCAGCTGGAGCAACTGCTGACGCATTGGCCGACACCGATCAAGGAAATCACCGTGCTGGCCCACAGCATGGGCGGCTTGCTGATCCGCAGTGCGTTCTACTACGCCAGGCAGGATGGTTTGCGTTGGCCCGGTCGTCTGAAAAACATCGTGTTTCTGGGTACGCCGCACCATGGCGCGCCGCTGGAGCGGGCCGGCAACTGGGTGGATGTGGTCCTGGCCAGCACACCCTACAGCGCGCCTTTGGCCAAGCTGGGCCAGTTGCGCAGCGCTGGCATCACCGATCTGCGCTACGGCTTTGTGCTCGACCGTGACTGGCAGGGGCACGACCGCTTTCAACGCAAGCCCGATGCCCGCCAGCCGCTCCCGCTGCCGGCCGGTGTGGCCTGCTACGCGGTGGCCGCCACCACGGCCGCCCGGCGCAGCACCCTGGCAGATCGCCTGATTGGCGATGGCCTGGTGCCCCTGCACAGTGCGCTGGGGCAGCACGATGAGCCGCAAAGAAACCTGGTGTTTGCCAAAACGTCGCAGTGGATTGCCTACCGTACCAGCCACTTGGGCTTGTTGAGCAGCCCCGAGGTCACTCAAAAAATAGTGCAGTGGCTGACGCCAGCGTCGGCGCCAGGCCAAGGCAGCAACTAG
- a CDS encoding diguanylate cyclase domain-containing protein encodes MLDAADILAASILIVDDQEVNVRLLEQILREAGYRRLTSTMDPYAVCDLHRTNRYDLILLDLEMPGRDGFQVMEALKEDEADADGYFPILVITAHPDHKLRALASGAKDFISKPFDLMEVRTRIHNMLEVRLLYKQLEHQNRALESLALHDPLTGLPNRRLLMDRMALGIAHARRNRGNMAVVYLDLDGFKEINDTLGHDGGDALLKMVATRLVGAVRQEDTVARVGGDEFVIALAELSHGDDMEKLVSKVLQAVSKPCSIQGSSVNVTASVGVSVYPVHGDNVETLMKSADLALYEAKGAGKNDYRISGLAEL; translated from the coding sequence ATGCTTGACGCCGCCGATATTCTTGCTGCCAGCATCCTGATCGTGGACGATCAGGAGGTCAATGTGCGGCTGCTGGAGCAAATACTGCGTGAAGCCGGCTATCGGCGCCTGACGTCAACCATGGATCCATATGCCGTGTGCGACCTGCATCGCACCAACCGTTACGACCTGATATTGCTCGATCTCGAGATGCCCGGCCGGGATGGTTTTCAGGTGATGGAGGCGCTGAAGGAAGATGAAGCCGATGCCGACGGCTACTTTCCGATACTGGTGATCACGGCCCATCCGGACCATAAGCTGAGGGCATTGGCCTCCGGGGCGAAAGACTTCATCAGCAAACCATTTGACCTGATGGAAGTCAGGACGCGCATTCACAATATGCTGGAAGTGCGCCTGTTGTACAAACAACTCGAACACCAGAACCGAGCGCTGGAATCCCTGGCACTGCATGACCCCTTGACCGGGCTGCCCAATAGACGACTCCTGATGGACAGAATGGCCTTGGGCATTGCCCATGCGCGCAGGAACAGGGGCAATATGGCGGTCGTGTATCTGGATCTCGACGGGTTCAAGGAGATCAACGACACCCTGGGCCACGATGGGGGCGACGCCCTGCTCAAAATGGTGGCTACCCGTCTGGTGGGCGCCGTGCGTCAAGAGGACACGGTGGCGCGGGTGGGTGGCGATGAATTTGTGATTGCGTTGGCGGAACTGAGTCATGGTGACGATATGGAAAAGCTGGTGTCCAAGGTGCTGCAAGCCGTGTCAAAGCCCTGCAGCATTCAAGGCAGCAGCGTGAATGTGACGGCCAGCGTCGGTGTCAGTGTTTACCCGGTGCATGGTGATAACGTCGAGACGCTGATGAAGAGCGCGGATCTGGCCTTGTATGAGGCCAAAGGCGCAGGAAAGAACGACTATCGCATCTCAGGGCTCGCCGAGCTGTGA
- a CDS encoding response regulator, with amino-acid sequence MVSTADILNARILIVDDQEANVQLLEQMLRGAGYQRLTSTMDPFAVCDLHRANHYDLILLDLQMPGMDGFQVMEGLKEIDPDGYVPILVVTAQPGHKLRALASGAKDFVAKPFDLVEVKTRIHNMLEVRLLYKKLQNYSQVLEQTVAERTAELTESEARFRRLTELASDWYWEQDAQGQFTKVYGPVLDMLGISMESLLGEIKQEQALRWNEAERAVLKANVAARRPFLDFVFSRIDDAGERQYFQVSGEPMFDASGRFTGYRGVGRDVSAIMREVAQPRAA; translated from the coding sequence ATGGTTAGTACTGCCGATATTCTCAATGCCCGTATCCTGATCGTGGACGACCAGGAGGCCAACGTGCAGTTGCTGGAGCAAATGCTGCGAGGCGCGGGTTATCAGCGCCTGACGTCGACCATGGATCCGTTTGCGGTCTGTGATTTGCATCGCGCCAACCACTACGACCTGATTCTGCTCGATCTGCAGATGCCGGGCATGGACGGTTTTCAGGTCATGGAAGGCCTGAAGGAAATTGACCCCGATGGTTATGTGCCGATTCTTGTGGTCACGGCGCAGCCGGGTCACAAGCTGCGGGCGCTGGCCTCGGGCGCGAAGGATTTTGTGGCCAAACCGTTTGATCTGGTCGAAGTCAAGACACGGATTCACAACATGCTGGAAGTGCGCTTGTTGTACAAAAAACTCCAGAATTACAGCCAGGTGCTGGAGCAAACGGTGGCGGAGCGGACCGCTGAATTGACTGAAAGTGAAGCCCGCTTTCGCCGCCTGACGGAACTGGCATCGGACTGGTACTGGGAGCAGGACGCGCAGGGGCAATTCACCAAGGTGTATGGCCCGGTGCTGGACATGCTGGGCATATCGATGGAAAGCCTGCTGGGAGAAATCAAACAGGAGCAGGCGTTGCGCTGGAATGAGGCGGAGCGCGCGGTTCTCAAGGCGAATGTGGCGGCGCGCCGGCCGTTTCTCGATTTTGTCTTCAGCCGGATCGATGACGCGGGCGAGCGCCAGTACTTTCAGGTCAGCGGGGAGCCGATGTTTGATGCGTCGGGCCGCTTCACCGGCTATCGCGGTGTCGGCCGGGACGTCAGCGCGATCATGCGCGAGGTGGCGCAGCCGCGGGCGGCGTAA